The nucleotide window CTGGATGGTGTATCCTTAAGATAATCTAACTTTTTGGAAGAAAGACCATGTTGCAGGCCTATGCCCATCTTCACAAATAGCCTTCATGAACTGGAATCCATGGATTTTTAGTCCTGGCAATTAGATGAACCCAGAAAAATGGAAAATTCATGGTTTTCCGACAACAATTGGTTACCAAAACAGGATAATGCATGTGAACATTCCTAAAATTCTACTTACTGCGGATTGTCTTTCTGTTCCTTCAATCTCCAAGTCTTCTCAACATTAGAAAACTAGATAGTATTGTACTTGTGATTCAAGAAAGGTCGATCGATCAAGCCCTTTTTTGGAAGAACAAAACTGTGAAGGCTGCCAATACCCGGAAGATACTGCCATATTCTCTCTGGATTTTCTTGAGAAAGTAATGAATACTCTCCAGTTCCACGCATTTTCTGATAAAATGGAAAGTGATCCTGGAAAGCCACTTTTTAAGGGAACATACCCTATCCTCTTACAATAGTATAGAAGGATACAGGGTATTTGTGGATGCCTACTTGCCTGGTCGGTATAGCACTCGTGAAaagccaaaacaaaacaaaattaatagaaCTGTAATTTCTGAGAGAGAATTCAAGGATCCAATAGATAAAAGCAGTACAGATTCCattctctcttttccttttcaaaatgCCAACCATATGTGCTGACTCAGCTCTAAAGTCTCAGCCTAGTAAGCACTGGCACAACTCTCTCTAGTTATTTGAGTACTCTCTCACACATCTCTTTCAAACACACCAATTTCAGGCCTGCAAGCAAAAAGCTAGAGAtgtaatgataatataaaacaagcctagttatttattatttaatgccCTGCCCTCAACTCCATGTCCTCCACTGAGCAACATTTTAAGCAGGCCTTTCTCCTGAAGCACTTTATCTCTCAAGTCATTTTTCACTTTCTGAAATTATGCACTCTCAAACTTGGAAAGCCATGGCAATGGCTGCATTAGTGGTTCAGCTGTGCGCTTCCATGGGTGTAGATTCTTCTTCACCTCATCCTGATAAGATTGGTAGGCTTCCTGGACAACCCCATGTGGGCTTTCAACAATTTTCAGGTTATGTTACCGTGGATGGTAACAAGCATagagctcttttttattacttcgTTGAAGCAGAAATAGATCCAGCATCAAAGCCTTTGGCTCTCTGGTTGAATGGAGGTTTGCAGCTACTCACCTTGCTTCATATTTAAGGCCACACAAATGAATCAAATTACAAATGAATGATGTTTGGAAAGAAAACTCAGTTACgttctttgatttgaaaatttgagtTGCCATTGATGTTCCATATCTGTATTTTGTAGGGCCTGGATGTTCTTCTCTGGGAGTAGGGGCATTCTCTGAAAATGGACCTTTCAGACCAAATGGGAGAGTTCTGATCAGAAATGAGCATAGCTGGAATAGAGGTACTAACACagtctctctctgtgtttttttctctttcttgaaaATGTAAACTGTATCATGATTATAGAGTAAAGGAAATTTTCATGCCCAAATGTATTGCAGAAGCAAATATGTTGTATCTGGAGACACCAGTGGGTGTGGGGTTCTCTTATGCTACAGATAACTCCTCCTATGTGGCAGTAGATGATGAGGCAACAGGTAAGTCCATCAACTTCAAAACATCATTCTCATTCCTTTTGTTGAGTGGCACAAATGAATGTGATGCTGGACTCACTGTGACGGAAGCTTTATGGCCAAATTGTAGCCCACTATCACTCTTTAAACATAAAAGCATAAAGCTTTCCATTTAGAGAAGTTATGGTTTATTGGAAAGTACAATTAAGCCTGAATATGCAATTTTTATGCTGGGATAAAACAGTTTTTTTGCCCCCCCAACAAGCCCAAAAAAGATAAAACCAAAATAAGAGGGGAGATCTCTTGGTTCTTTAGAAAATCTTTAGGTTGTTGAGATGCATTATTAATCTACTGGAAGTATCATTATTACCTTTATTTAGCACTTTAAAGTTCTGTACTATCTTCTAAAGGtgtttttacttttgttttcttaagcCAGGGACAATCTTGTGTTCTTGCAAGGCTGGTTCCACAAGTTCCCTCAGTACAGGAACAAAGATTTGTTTATAACAGGGGAAAGTTATGCAGGTATTATTACATCTTGTATTACATCAATTTCCATCTCTTATAATCTATCTACAAGCAAGTAATTATAACATTACTGCCCTTTGTTTTTCTCATTGATTCTTTCCAGGCCACTATATTCCTCAACTTGCAAAGCTTATGGTTGAAATTAACAAGAAGGAGAGGCTAGTCAATTTGAAAGGAATTGCGGTAAGGACTGTTGCATCATATTTGTGCGACCAAGAGATTGCAACCCTTCTCCAGAATTGAACTAATTTGAATTCTATTGACGTTGATTGATGACAATCAGGTAGAATTGAACATTTGATTAGACCTCTTCATTGACGTGGTTTTTTCCCAATGCAGCTCGGTAATCCTGTTCTAGAATTTGCTACAGACTTAAATTCAAGGGCTGAGTACTTCTGGTCTCACGGATTGATTTCAGATTCAACATACAAAATGTTCACATCTGCTTGTAACTATTCAAGATATGTGAGTGAATATTATAGGGACTCGGTTTCATCTGTTTGCTCACTAGTTATGAGACAAGTTAGCACAGAAACCAGTAGGTTTGTGGACAAATATGACGTTACCCTTGATGTTTGTATTCCATCAGTCCTCTCACAATCAAAGGTTATAAGTCCTAAGGTAAGCCTTCACAGAAAAATCAACTGCCTTGCATTTACTTGTCTCCATTCTTCTCAAGTGTGCCTGAAAGTTTTTGCTCCTAACTTTCTATTGACAGCAAGTATCTGAGAGGATTGATGTTTGTATAGAAGATGAAACTGTGAATTATCTGAACCGGGAAGACGTGCGGAAGGCTCTCCAAGCCCGGCTTATTGGAGTTCGCAGATGGGAAGTTTGCAGCAAGTAACTCTCTTGTACTAGCTGACATATTCTACAATAGCCATACCAAGAATTATTCCCATGTTGCAAATAAAGATTTCATTCCTGATTCATCCACAGTATCAATAAGCAACTGATCTGTTGACCTAAAGCAAAACCATAAGAGTTATATGGACCGATAGAATTGAGAAAAAGAATTTCACTATAAGcctataactttttattttttcttcaactgaaATTCTTTACCTTGTTGAATACAGCATTCTGGATTATGAGGTGCTTAACATAGAGATACCAACAATCAATATTGTTGGATCACTCATCAAGGCTGGAATTCCAGTGTTGATTTACAGGTAAACGGACACCAAAATAGTTCTCGAATAAGATCAGTGAATGTTCAAGGTTGTAACAAGTATATAGCTCTTACAGTGGAGATCAAGATTCTGTGATTCCGTTGACCGGAAGCCGCACCCTTGTCCATAGACTGGCAAAAGAGCTGGGACTCAATACAACCGTCCCTTACAGAGCTTGGTTTGCAGGAAAACAGGTAAATTCTTGATCAAAAGGCAGCAAAATGACATTTTCTAAACGACCATATCAGAATATTGATTCCGTACTTCCTTTCAGGTTGGTGGTTGGACTCAGGTTTATGGTAACATCCTCTCATTTGCTACCATCAGAGGCGCATCTCATGAAGCTCCATTTTCACAGCCTGAGAGATCACTCATGTTATTTAAGTCATTCCTGCAGGGCAAACACTTACCTGAAGTTTTCTGATGAACTGCTAAGGTACTGCAAACTCCAAAGTGATAATGTTGAGATACTATGTATATATGGgatgcaattcatgatttccAGAAGCATTCTTTGTTTCTgccgaaaggaaaaaaaaatgtaatcatccattagtttgtttttatggtttttgtgATGCGAAATATCTTTGTTGATGGAAATTTTATAAGAAGTATGTTCAGAGAAAGAATATGAATACCTTCTCATTCTCACCATGGATAATCAGAGTTGCCCGCCGCTGCAATAACAATTAACCAGCAGTGATGCGCAAATCATTCTGCTGTAAGCTGACAACACAGGAAACTTCAGAATAACGTTCTCATAACACAACAGCAATAAAAAGGATAATCTTGGATTCAGATTCCATTGATGcgtacaaaaacacaaaaatattttgccaAAAAAATTCTTGTAACATGAGTTGGAATATCTGAAGCGCGATAATACTAGTTTTATATGCCTTGtagcaatttaattaattacacatgacattattatattcatataaatataaatatagtgaaaaaaaacatgaaaaaagaaaaatcttacattAATATGGTTGCAAGTGAAActaagaagaaatttttttcttttgtaaagtatattaatttaaaaaccgagaagaaaaaagaaaaatatatacttgagtatggaggagaagagaaggagttgaggagagaagagaagaggagagaaagaaatggatattgatgttttttacatatagagaagaagaagaagaagaaaggagccCTATCTGTTGTAAAATTAGGGATTCTAGACTTTTTATTGGGGTGTTTTACCAACGGTTTTACCgatagataattaaatattaatatttttaacatttcgtcggtgattctgtctgtaatatttaatttaaattttcaatttaataaaaaattttcagaaaccgTCAAATATCACCGACGACTTTTaaatccgttggtgattccgtctgtaatatttagtttaatcaaaaaaatttagaaaaccatcaaataataccgatgacttttcaattcatcggtgattttgtctgtaaagaacaataattaacagtgcaattgagaAGTAAACAATTTCAGAGCTCTTtgaaaaataccgacggaattttccaTTGgtgattctttttataattgacatgatgagCAGTGTATATAATTTATCAACGATTTCACCGATGgattttactttgttttaatttggtaaTTCTGTTGGTATAAATGACACATTATcgtttttttactttgttttaatttttttctcattataaTTCTCTCgatatataccgagggaatatgaagtaaagataaaatccatgtgacaaaaatattttacaaaaaaattataaaattattgtaattaaagAATTCTTAttgctttaaaatattatttttcaaatattcctAATCGATAAtcttttaaatactaaataattaTTACAGAAGTAGAGAATGATATATAatttagtgtattttttttaaaaaaattccccaAGGCCCTCTTTTGCATGTGTCTGCTTACTTGGcagaaaaaacttattttttgacTTCCACTTTTCAAAATAGAGATGAATCTCGGCCAGAATTTGTTCACTTCTCtgtctttttcttcaaaaaaaaatttaacctttttcttttgtaaacaAAACAAGACCTACTTAGTCTTAATCCGTTTTAACTTGTTATTTTTACgggtaaaaaataaagaataatactaatgaaaaa belongs to Populus nigra chromosome 18, ddPopNigr1.1, whole genome shotgun sequence and includes:
- the LOC133678172 gene encoding serine carboxypeptidase-like 45: MHSQTWKAMAMAALVVQLCASMGVDSSSPHPDKIGRLPGQPHVGFQQFSGYVTVDGNKHRALFYYFVEAEIDPASKPLALWLNGGPGCSSLGVGAFSENGPFRPNGRVLIRNEHSWNREANMLYLETPVGVGFSYATDNSSYVAVDDEATARDNLVFLQGWFHKFPQYRNKDLFITGESYAGHYIPQLAKLMVEINKKERLVNLKGIALGNPVLEFATDLNSRAEYFWSHGLISDSTYKMFTSACNYSRYVSEYYRDSVSSVCSLVMRQVSTETSRFVDKYDVTLDVCIPSVLSQSKVISPKQVSERIDVCIEDETVNYLNREDVRKALQARLIGVRRWEVCSNILDYEVLNIEIPTINIVGSLIKAGIPVLIYSGDQDSVIPLTGSRTLVHRLAKELGLNTTVPYRAWFAGKQVGGWTQVYGNILSFATIRGASHEAPFSQPERSLMLFKSFLQGKHLPEVF